The nucleotide sequence TGGTGAAGGCAGGTGGCGAGTTCGGGGTCTTCGATTTCTTCCAAGCGTTCATAGCCGACTTTGGCGAGCCAGAGTTTGAAGGGTTCGGCCTTTGGGGAGGGGATGGACTGGATGAGGCGAAGCATGCTTTCGGCGTTCGCGGCGCGAATGGGGCGGATCTTGCCGTCGGCACCTGGCATGGCTACCAGGGGACAGTTTGTCCCCTGGTAGGTGTTGAGGGTTGAGTCACGCTTTCGGAGCTTTTTGATGTGGTCTTTGACGTTGATCGAGCCGGTCAGGACTTCGACGACATCGTCGATTGAGAAATACCATTTTTCATCGGTCTGATTCCAAGCGCGGCGGACTTGTTTTTCTTCAAAGAGGGCGAGGGTGCTCATGATTTTTGGGGGGCGGGGAGAAGTCGGGAGTCGGAGCGACGGGGGACGGATTGCACAGGCGGCAGGTGAGATTTTTTTATTCCATCAATATGTTCAGAGTATCGGGGGTGAAGATTTTCGTCGATGCTGAATGGTGATTTTTTCGATCTTTGGGGGAGATGGGGAGTTCTTGGTTCTTGGTGGTTGGTTCTTGGTTCTTGGTTCGGAGTGATGGAGTGATGGAGTGATGGAGTGATGGAGTGATGGAAGGCGGAAGTCGGAAGTGGGCAGTGAATATTTTCAATGTGTGACCTTGTGTCACGGTTTCCATGCCTTCGTTGGATAAATCTCGGCGACGGCGGATGGGGGCGAGCGATCCGCTGCAACGCCAACACGGTATGGCTCGATTGGAAGGGAGGTGAAAACTCTCCGGGCTAGTGAAGAAGTGCAGACTTATTTCTGAGACGCAATCACCGGCGAAAATGATCAGGCGGTTGTCGCGAAATCTGCGGTTTCCAATTCTGTTATGGCGATCCGTTTGGAACTCGGGGTGATGCTGGCTCGGAAATGAACTGGGATTTCTTCGCTTTCGCCGTCCACGGTTAGGGTGACGATGCCGGACCGGGCTGGGCTGCTGAAAAAGTCCTTGAGGATAAGAAAATCCGGTCCCATTTGTGCCACTTGCAGCAACTGGTTTTCGATGCGCAGGACCATGTTTACTGTGGAGCTGTGACCGATGGATTTTTGATTGACCATGTCGAAGAAAAGTTTGCTGTCTTCCGCCGAGTCCTACGTGGCGACCCAAGGGCTGGAGCTGACGGGCAGCCTTGGCAATGGTCTGGATGGTAACATTTGGAAGGTTCGAAGCAAGAAAAAGCGCATTTCCTGGGCTTTGAAGATTCACGCAGAGTGGCGGGGATATCGCTGCGAACGCGATTGTTATCAAAAGCTTTTGGAGCATCAAGTCAGCGAGATTGAGGGGTTTCATGTGCGGGTGATGGTTCGCACTGATGACCAGTGGCTTGCGATTGAAATGTCGATTGTGGAGCGGCCTTTTATTTTGGATTTTGCGCAGGCGTTCTTGGATATCGAGCCAGAGTTTCCTGAGGAGGTTTGGCAGGAGCGTCTGGAAACTTGGAGTGAAAACTACGGGGAGCACTGGCCTCGCGTGCAGCGGGCTTTGTATGAACTGGAAGGGATCGGTATTTACTATTTGGATGTGCATCATCAGAATGTTTCTGTCGCTGTTGCTGACTGATGCGGGGAGGTTTAATGAGGGGGTGAGAGGTTAAGGATGGGGATGATGAACCTGTGAGCTGTATCTTCTCATACCCGGCGGGTTGAGTTTTGTGACGAGATATTGGAATTTTTTGGTTTGTTGGTTGGTTATTGGTGGTGGGGTAACGAGGGGGTGGGAGTGAGGGTTGATGATTGATGACGGACTGGAAGTCCGTCTCACGCACCGACTGGAAGTCCGTGTTACCTTTGTGTTTGGCGGTAGAGATGGGGGACGGACTGAGGACAGGCAAAATGCCTGTCCCACCCACAGGCTGCAAGCCTGTGTCACGGGGGATGACGGGTGGGAGACTGAGGACGGGCTGCAAGCCCGGCGCACCCACAGGCTGCAAGCCTGTGTCACTCACGGACAATTTTGAAAGTGATTGATTGTTATTAGGTGGGGTTTTGGCATTTTAGAGGGGTGTTGAATTTTGATCATGCAAAGAAGAGGGGCGAGGGGGCGACTTTGATGTCGGACTTTGAGGATGATGGGTGGTCGGGGACGGTGGTGGTGTTTGAATTACAAGGGATGAAGCTGGGGGTGAAGACGGAGGTGGTGAAGAGGGTGTTGCCGAGGGTGGCGCTCAGGTTGGGGACTGAGGTGGTGCCGGTTCTGGAAGGATTTTTGGAGCTGAGGGATGAATGGGTGCCGGTGGTGAGGCTGGATCGGTTGTTGCGGTTGAATGCGGGGGAGCGGGAGGTGGGTTTGAGCTTGAGCTTGAAGGGGCAGTTGATGGTGGTGAGAGATGGGGAGAGGACTCTGGCTTGGGGATGTGATGGGGAGGTTTCGTTGCGGAAGTGTGGGGCGGGGGAATTGAAGGTATTGCCGAAGGATCATGCGCTGAATCACGCGGCGGGTTGGGTGCTCGATGGGGTGGTGATTTTGGAGCCCGAGTTGCTGCTTTTGGAGGAAGAACGGGTGAGGCTGAAGGAGCTCGGGGCGAGGATGGAGGAGCGTCGGAGTGAGGTGATGTCGGTTGGAGAGGAGGGCGCGAAGGATGGTCGAGAGGGTGCTTGAGGATGGGGGGTTTGGAGCGCTGAAGCACTACGTCATTGAGGTGACGGGGCTGGAGTATTATGTGGATCGTGAGAAGGACCTGGCGGCGGCGGTGGTGCGGGCGCTGGATGGGGGGGAGTGGAAGTCGGCAGTGAGTTATCTGGCGGGTTTGAGGCAGCCCGGAGGGATGGCGATGGACCGGCTGGCGGAGGAGTTGACGATTGGTGAGACGTTTTTTTTCCGTCACACGGAGATGTTCACGGCGCTGCGGGAGCATGTGTTCCCGGAGGTGCATGCAAGGAAGGAAAAGGAGCGGTCGATTCGGATCTGGAGCGCGGGTTGTTCGGTGGGGGCGGAGCCGTATTCATTGTCAATTTTATTGCGGTCGGAGCTGGCGCATTTGTTTCTGGGATGGCGGATTGAGATTGTGGGGACGGACATCAACCGGCGGTTTTTGAAGATGGCGCGGGAGGGGGTGTTTGAGCCCTGGGCGTTGCGGGGATTGAGTGAGGAGGTGAAGGGTCGGAGTTTTGAGAAGAGGGGCAAACGCTGGGGATTACAGAAGCGGTTCATGGAGGGGGTGCGGTTTCAGCAGCACAATCTGGTGAGGGATGCGTTTCCTTCGCTGGGGAATGAGTTGTTTGGGTTTGATCTGATCATTTGCCGCAATGTGATGATTTACTTTGGGAGGGAGAATGTGCAGCGGCTGGCGGATCAGTTTCACCAGACTTTGTTGCCGGGAGGCTGGCTGGCGGTGGGTCATGCGGAGCCGCATCAGGAGATTTTTAAGGAGTTTGAAACGGTGATGACGCCGGGGGCGACTTTGTATCATCGGCGGTCGGCGGGCGGAAGGGTGAGGAAGTCGGCGGTGGCGTTGTGTGAGGCGTGGAAGCCGGTGGTGTTGCCGAAGAGGGAGGTGGAGAAGGTCGAAGTTTTGCCGGTGCAGGAGATGCTGCTGTTGCCGCCGTTGCCGAGGCGTGAGGTGGAGGTGAAGGGCGGGATGGAGGAGTGGACGGAGTTGCGGGTGCTGGCGGATGCGGGTCGGTTTGCGGAGGCGAGTGAGGCTTGCAAACGGCTGCTGGCGTTACGGCATTTTGACAGTCCGGGTTTGTATTTCATGCATGCGTTGTTGTTGCAGCAGTCGGGCAAGGTGGGGGAGGCGCATGAGGCGTTGAAGCGGACGCTGTATCTGGATCGGGAGCTGGCGTTGGTGCATTACCATTTGGGGTTGGTGTTGCAGAAGCTGGAGCGGGGGGCGGAGGCGAAGCGGGCGTGGCGCAATGCGTTGCTGCTGGTGGAGGGTTTGGCGGAGGATGAGGCGATCCGGTATGGGGATGGTTTGACGGCGGGTGATCTTCGTTGCTTGATTGATCAGCAGGCCGGGCGGGTGATTTGATGCGATGATGTATTGATATGAGTGAGGTGACTTCCCCAATTTCTTCGATTGACTGGCAGGTGGTGCGTGCGCGGCTGGCGGAGAG is from Phragmitibacter flavus and encodes:
- a CDS encoding chemotaxis protein CheW, whose amino-acid sequence is MLNFDHAKKRGEGATLMSDFEDDGWSGTVVVFELQGMKLGVKTEVVKRVLPRVALRLGTEVVPVLEGFLELRDEWVPVVRLDRLLRLNAGEREVGLSLSLKGQLMVVRDGERTLAWGCDGEVSLRKCGAGELKVLPKDHALNHAAGWVLDGVVILEPELLLLEEERVRLKELGARMEERRSEVMSVGEEGAKDGREGA
- a CDS encoding CheR family methyltransferase, which produces MVERVLEDGGFGALKHYVIEVTGLEYYVDREKDLAAAVVRALDGGEWKSAVSYLAGLRQPGGMAMDRLAEELTIGETFFFRHTEMFTALREHVFPEVHARKEKERSIRIWSAGCSVGAEPYSLSILLRSELAHLFLGWRIEIVGTDINRRFLKMAREGVFEPWALRGLSEEVKGRSFEKRGKRWGLQKRFMEGVRFQQHNLVRDAFPSLGNELFGFDLIICRNVMIYFGRENVQRLADQFHQTLLPGGWLAVGHAEPHQEIFKEFETVMTPGATLYHRRSAGGRVRKSAVALCEAWKPVVLPKREVEKVEVLPVQEMLLLPPLPRREVEVKGGMEEWTELRVLADAGRFAEASEACKRLLALRHFDSPGLYFMHALLLQQSGKVGEAHEALKRTLYLDRELALVHYHLGLVLQKLERGAEAKRAWRNALLLVEGLAEDEAIRYGDGLTAGDLRCLIDQQAGRVI